In the genome of Solibacillus silvestris, one region contains:
- a CDS encoding chemotaxis protein, with translation MKRMDKLGSRIILMIGSIFAVILLLTVIMLQYNSARSVQSSVKERTIEVASNIVKYIDVQKYEQLIEKPSENATYWELREQLNELREYNGVMYAYTYFVPEENGEISFLVDGMSADDTENAGKLGDPSGSTKYEHIERVIEDGQFASDLLSSDFGEYITGIVPIKNDAGETIAYLGVDIDASYISSLTENVAKEIVPLIALIFIIIFIVALIGIYTYIRRALSPLQTLNKAAENLASGDIVESQATLDKLSFKTNNEVTAFAKNFQSSLVELSATFQVLKERTDGLGEVVDLIETSTERVNTSNEKMVENIATISHSGTLQQVSNNEVNAAMNEMAIGIQKLADTFNEIAEVSSDMTSLVEDGAQSSGKVVDQIQGVEKSVENTAKLVREMGQNFHSIKEMVTVITNISDQTNLLALNAAIEAARAGEAGKGFAVVADEVKKLAEMSRSSAEEISDHLQNFSHITDRLLVEIDLTTTDVKEGTMAVGEIGQRLNQILNSVLNVNNRIQDDSAVVEQMSAGAEQILASTEEMSRLVNDTSDYAKHLALASDEQTLVVDDLTKAVEELDSHSQQVVLEMNKFKV, from the coding sequence ATGAAAAGAATGGACAAATTAGGTAGTAGAATAATACTGATGATCGGCAGTATTTTCGCCGTTATTTTGCTATTAACCGTCATTATGCTTCAATATAACTCAGCGCGTTCAGTTCAATCATCCGTAAAAGAACGTACGATTGAAGTAGCTAGCAATATCGTAAAATACATAGATGTACAAAAGTATGAGCAGCTTATTGAAAAACCAAGTGAAAATGCAACATATTGGGAATTACGTGAACAGTTAAATGAATTACGTGAATACAATGGTGTCATGTATGCCTACACCTATTTTGTACCAGAAGAAAATGGGGAGATTTCCTTTTTAGTTGATGGCATGTCGGCAGATGATACTGAAAACGCCGGGAAACTGGGTGACCCATCAGGTTCTACAAAATACGAGCATATTGAGCGCGTTATCGAAGACGGCCAATTTGCATCAGACCTTTTAAGCAGTGATTTCGGTGAATATATTACCGGCATTGTTCCAATTAAAAATGATGCAGGAGAAACGATTGCCTATTTAGGTGTTGATATCGATGCTTCGTATATCAGTTCTTTAACAGAGAATGTAGCAAAAGAGATTGTCCCACTTATAGCGCTCATTTTCATTATTATATTTATCGTAGCTTTAATTGGGATTTATACCTATATCCGTCGGGCATTATCCCCACTACAAACATTAAATAAGGCAGCAGAAAATCTAGCTTCAGGTGATATTGTTGAATCACAGGCTACGTTGGACAAGCTGAGTTTTAAAACGAATAATGAAGTTACAGCGTTCGCTAAAAATTTCCAAAGTTCACTAGTCGAGTTATCTGCAACATTCCAAGTATTAAAGGAACGTACAGATGGGCTGGGAGAAGTAGTCGATTTAATTGAAACATCTACAGAACGTGTGAACACATCAAATGAAAAAATGGTAGAAAATATCGCCACGATTTCACACAGCGGGACATTACAGCAAGTAAGCAATAATGAAGTAAATGCTGCGATGAATGAAATGGCAATCGGCATTCAGAAACTGGCCGATACATTTAATGAGATTGCTGAAGTTTCTTCCGATATGACGAGCCTTGTTGAAGATGGCGCACAAAGTTCCGGAAAGGTAGTTGACCAGATTCAAGGGGTAGAAAAATCGGTAGAAAATACGGCTAAGCTAGTGAGGGAAATGGGGCAAAACTTCCATTCGATTAAAGAAATGGTGACCGTCATTACGAATATTTCGGATCAGACGAATTTACTTGCGCTTAACGCTGCAATTGAAGCGGCGCGTGCCGGGGAAGCCGGAAAAGGTTTTGCCGTTGTAGCAGATGAAGTAAAGAAACTGGCGGAAATGTCCAGATCATCAGCGGAGGAGATTTCAGATCATCTGCAAAACTTCTCGCATATAACGGATCGTTTACTAGTTGAGATTGATCTGACAACTACAGATGTTAAAGAAGGAACGATGGCGGTAGGTGAAATTGGTCAGCGTTTAAACCAAATTTTGAATTCCGTATTGAATGTCAACAACCGAATTCAGGACGATTCAGCAGTTGTCGAGCAAATGTCTGCTGGTGCAGAGCAAATTCTAGCTTCAACTGAGGAGATGAGTCGCTTAGTAAATGATACATCAGACTACGCCAAACATTTGGCACTTGCTTCAGATGAACAAACTCTCGTAGTCGATGATCTAACAAAAGCGGTTGAAGAATTGGATAGCCATTCACAACAAGTCGTATTGGAAATGAATAAGTTCAAGGTATAA
- a CDS encoding metalloprotease has product MDVKGRRKSSNVEDRRGMSAGKIGGGLGGVGIIIAIIFTLLNGGDAGDVVSEVSKSITQNGATSENYEPTAEEEELAEFVSVVLADTEDIWQQLFADNGLTYKNPTLVLFTDSVSSGCGMQSAAVGPFYCPADYKLYIDLSFYKELKNRFDAPGDFAMAYVVAHEVGHHVQTLLGTSEQVHALNGKVSQAKYNEAVKRLELQADYYSGVWAHHVQDKGYLEEGDFEEALTAANAIGDDTLQMEAQGYVVPESFTHGTSEQRMRWFKKGYNAGTLQGGDTFSLEASKL; this is encoded by the coding sequence ATGGATGTAAAAGGAAGACGGAAAAGCAGTAATGTGGAGGACCGCCGTGGGATGAGTGCCGGGAAAATCGGTGGAGGTCTTGGCGGCGTCGGGATAATTATTGCCATTATTTTCACATTGCTCAATGGCGGAGATGCAGGGGATGTTGTTTCGGAAGTATCAAAGAGCATTACGCAAAACGGTGCAACTTCTGAAAACTATGAACCGACCGCTGAAGAAGAGGAACTGGCGGAGTTCGTTTCGGTAGTACTTGCGGATACAGAGGATATATGGCAACAATTGTTTGCTGACAATGGATTAACTTACAAAAATCCGACGCTCGTATTGTTTACGGATAGTGTAAGCTCCGGATGCGGAATGCAAAGTGCTGCGGTCGGGCCATTTTATTGTCCGGCAGATTATAAGCTGTATATTGATTTAAGTTTTTATAAAGAATTAAAAAACCGGTTTGATGCACCGGGTGATTTTGCGATGGCTTATGTAGTCGCGCATGAAGTCGGGCACCATGTCCAAACATTATTGGGCACATCCGAACAGGTACATGCGTTAAACGGAAAAGTATCACAAGCCAAGTACAATGAAGCAGTGAAACGTTTGGAACTTCAGGCTGACTATTACTCGGGTGTATGGGCACATCATGTCCAAGACAAGGGCTATTTGGAAGAAGGCGATTTTGAGGAGGCATTAACGGCAGCAAATGCCATTGGCGATGATACACTACAGATGGAAGCGCAAGGATATGTCGTACCGGAAAGCTTTACACATGGTACAAGCGAGCAACGGATGCGCTGGTTCAAAAAAGGATATAATGCCGGGACACTTCAAGGCGGCGATACATTTAGCTTAGAGGCATCAAAATTATAA
- a CDS encoding protein tyrosine phosphatase codes for MKQVLFVCLGNICRSPMAEAVMRDLIAKRGLTDKITVDSAGTSNYHIGEPPHKGTTAKLQEYGIMTTGMLARQLCTSDLDSFDYIVCMDESNVKNTIEMLRAEADAKVFRFLDLTTHKKDVPDPWYTGDFQETYDLCVEGCEALLKKIEADL; via the coding sequence ATGAAGCAAGTACTATTCGTATGTTTGGGCAATATTTGCCGTTCTCCGATGGCGGAAGCTGTTATGCGTGATTTAATCGCTAAACGTGGTTTGACGGATAAAATTACAGTCGACTCAGCCGGCACGAGCAATTACCATATTGGAGAACCGCCACATAAAGGAACGACGGCAAAATTACAGGAATACGGAATTATGACAACCGGTATGCTTGCAAGACAGTTATGCACTTCCGATTTAGACAGCTTTGACTATATTGTATGTATGGATGAAAGCAACGTGAAAAATACAATCGAAATGCTGCGTGCTGAAGCTGATGCAAAAGTGTTCCGCTTCCTTGATTTGACGACACATAAAAAAGATGTTCCGGATCCATGGTATACAGGGGATTTCCAGGAAACGTACGATCTATGTGTAGAAGGCTGCGAGGCATTGCTGAAAAAGATCGAAGCCGATTTATAA
- a CDS encoding acyl-phosphate glycerol 3-phosphate acyltransferase has translation MYKFIARVVYGILGVNGSKAKVYGKENIPKEGGFVVACTHNGYIDILNLGISMLPKEVHFMAKKQLFDVKGLGWLITRLNAFPVDRDNPGPSVIKIPRQLIKEGKVVGIFPSGTRSSENSELKAGAVTIAQLAKTEILPAAYIGPKNAKGVFKRQKGYLIYGKPFTVGAGKEGREQSVQFLEDELNRLTAHLKEMHPEVK, from the coding sequence GTGTATAAATTTATTGCAAGAGTTGTGTATGGAATTTTAGGGGTTAACGGGTCAAAGGCTAAGGTATACGGGAAAGAAAATATACCGAAAGAAGGCGGCTTTGTCGTTGCCTGTACACATAATGGCTATATCGATATTTTGAATCTAGGAATATCTATGCTGCCTAAAGAAGTACATTTTATGGCTAAGAAACAATTATTTGATGTCAAAGGATTAGGTTGGCTCATTACGAGATTGAACGCATTCCCGGTAGATCGCGATAATCCGGGACCAAGTGTTATTAAAATCCCGCGACAGCTTATTAAAGAAGGAAAAGTAGTCGGAATCTTCCCGAGTGGAACGAGAAGTTCGGAAAACTCGGAACTAAAAGCCGGCGCAGTGACAATTGCCCAGTTGGCGAAGACTGAAATCTTGCCGGCTGCATATATCGGTCCGAAAAATGCAAAAGGTGTATTCAAACGCCAAAAAGGCTATTTAATTTACGGGAAGCCATTTACAGTTGGGGCAGGAAAAGAAGGCCGTGAACAATCTGTTCAATTTTTGGAAGATGAGCTGAACCGATTGACAGCACATTTGAAGGAAATGCACCCGGAAGTAAAATAA
- a CDS encoding NAD-dependent dehydratase: protein MKKILVLGGTRFFGRKLVELLLEQKHEVTIVTRGMSENPFGDAVEHIKVDRKDTEAFGKALENRIFDIVYDNICYSPNEAKQLCDLFNGKIGKLVFTSTLAVYEADGKPHSEEDFDPTSYGIIMGDTHEFTYGEGKRLAEAVFYKYAEFPVVAVRFPIVMGEDDYTRRLHFHIERIINKEPIGFLNMDAEMSFIQATEAARFLQWAGNEDVEGPINAIANGVISLKDLISLIEEKTGERAKIALLGTEEIRSPYAIPATWYMKNDKAEQLGFSFSQLEDWLSPLIEQIAGTTAKQ from the coding sequence ATGAAGAAAATCTTAGTATTAGGCGGGACACGATTTTTTGGCCGTAAATTAGTGGAGCTTTTATTGGAGCAAAAGCATGAAGTAACAATTGTCACACGCGGTATGTCGGAAAATCCCTTTGGCGATGCAGTGGAGCATATTAAAGTGGATCGTAAAGATACGGAGGCTTTTGGGAAGGCATTGGAAAATCGTATATTTGATATTGTATATGATAATATTTGCTATTCGCCAAATGAGGCAAAACAGCTATGCGATCTGTTCAATGGTAAAATCGGCAAGCTCGTCTTCACCTCTACATTAGCTGTATATGAGGCTGATGGAAAGCCGCATTCGGAAGAAGATTTTGATCCGACTTCATATGGCATCATCATGGGAGACACACATGAATTTACGTATGGTGAAGGCAAACGTCTGGCAGAGGCGGTATTTTATAAATATGCGGAGTTCCCTGTAGTCGCGGTCCGTTTCCCGATTGTCATGGGAGAAGATGATTATACGCGCCGTTTGCATTTCCATATTGAGCGCATTATTAATAAGGAACCGATTGGATTTTTAAACATGGATGCGGAAATGTCCTTCATTCAGGCAACAGAAGCCGCTCGATTTTTACAGTGGGCAGGTAATGAAGATGTGGAAGGTCCAATTAATGCGATAGCAAATGGGGTTATTTCGTTAAAAGACCTTATTTCTCTTATTGAAGAAAAGACAGGGGAGCGCGCTAAAATAGCATTACTTGGGACAGAGGAAATCCGTTCACCATATGCCATACCTGCAACATGGTATATGAAAAATGACAAGGCGGAGCAATTAGGATTTTCGTTTAGTCAGCTTGAGGATTGGCTGTCTCCATTAATCGAGCAAATTGCGGGAACGACGGCAAAACAGTAG
- a CDS encoding SAM-dependent methyltransferase, with product MGLLSKRALSIQQFQFNSQLFACPICQQGIEISNEGKMSCLSNHTFDVAKQGYVYMLNRPIQSMYGKELFESRHTVIQAGIYDRLQAAIAREITVEQPVILDTGCGEGSHLHRICEQLDRPVGVGIDISKEGIIAAAKYNPEQLWCVGDLANSPFNEQSFDAILNILSPANYDEFKRLLKRGGKVIKVVPQENYLKELRKQAFANSEKESYTNAETVERFKASFANAEVKRITYTVPLEAHLVQNLLEMTPMGWHINDKESIQLQEITIDLDLLIGME from the coding sequence ATGGGTCTATTATCAAAACGAGCGTTAAGTATTCAGCAATTTCAATTCAATAGCCAACTTTTTGCTTGTCCTATATGCCAACAGGGAATAGAGATAAGCAATGAAGGAAAAATGAGCTGTCTATCGAATCATACATTTGATGTGGCAAAACAAGGCTATGTTTATATGTTAAATCGACCTATCCAATCAATGTATGGAAAAGAATTATTCGAGTCTCGCCATACTGTCATTCAAGCAGGAATCTATGATCGGTTACAAGCCGCCATTGCCCGGGAAATCACAGTAGAACAGCCGGTAATTTTAGATACAGGTTGTGGTGAAGGTTCTCATTTACATCGTATTTGCGAACAGCTTGATCGCCCTGTTGGTGTAGGAATTGATATTTCTAAAGAAGGAATAATCGCAGCGGCAAAGTATAATCCTGAACAGCTATGGTGTGTAGGTGATTTAGCCAATAGTCCATTCAACGAGCAATCTTTTGATGCGATTTTAAATATTTTGTCACCTGCAAATTACGATGAATTTAAACGGCTATTAAAACGGGGCGGTAAAGTAATTAAAGTTGTGCCACAGGAAAATTACTTAAAAGAACTGCGTAAACAGGCGTTTGCAAATTCGGAAAAGGAAAGCTATACAAATGCCGAAACAGTTGAGCGTTTTAAAGCAAGTTTTGCAAATGCAGAAGTAAAAAGAATTACCTATACAGTACCACTTGAAGCACATTTAGTACAAAACCTGCTTGAAATGACACCGATGGGCTGGCATATTAACGATAAAGAAAGTATTCAATTACAGGAAATTACAATTGATTTAGATTTATTAATTGGAATGGAGTGA
- a CDS encoding xylanase, with translation MGKKITVLSILCGILIVVGYRLWIDTPSTYASNKAVSMNAAYYEPSASKGYINEPTGSLNKMMPFYMNDGGAPGRNCTTYIKVENILDNTQADVVQENEQQQPPEQQAVHKKIALTFDDGPHKNVTDQILMTLQKYEVKATFFVLGQNVVKYPDVVKKADAFGHEIANHTWSHKNLTKLNAQQMRAEIDRANEAICDATGKTPTMYRPPFGAIDENVRESIDDIKPVLWNIDTLDWQHKTPKKTLANLKSQAKDNGIILMHDIHQQSADALEEVILYLKEEGYEFVTTSQLL, from the coding sequence ATGGGCAAAAAAATAACAGTGCTCAGCATATTATGTGGAATATTAATAGTTGTTGGATATCGCCTATGGATCGATACACCGTCAACTTACGCAAGTAATAAAGCGGTTTCGATGAATGCTGCTTATTATGAGCCATCCGCTTCCAAAGGTTATATAAACGAGCCAACCGGCAGCCTAAATAAAATGATGCCGTTTTATATGAATGACGGAGGGGCACCGGGCAGAAATTGTACAACATACATAAAGGTTGAAAATATATTGGATAATACGCAGGCCGATGTTGTACAAGAAAATGAACAACAACAACCTCCAGAACAACAGGCCGTTCATAAAAAAATTGCACTTACGTTCGATGACGGTCCACATAAAAATGTGACCGATCAAATTTTAATGACACTGCAAAAGTATGAAGTGAAGGCAACATTCTTTGTGCTCGGTCAAAACGTTGTAAAATATCCTGATGTCGTGAAAAAAGCGGATGCTTTCGGTCATGAAATTGCCAATCATACGTGGAGCCACAAAAACTTGACGAAGCTAAACGCACAACAAATGCGAGCAGAAATCGACCGAGCAAACGAGGCAATTTGTGATGCAACAGGAAAGACGCCTACGATGTATCGACCGCCGTTTGGAGCAATAGATGAAAATGTAAGGGAATCGATCGATGATATAAAGCCGGTTCTGTGGAATATTGATACACTTGATTGGCAGCATAAAACACCGAAAAAGACATTGGCAAATTTAAAATCACAAGCAAAGGACAATGGGATTATTTTGATGCACGATATTCATCAGCAATCAGCAGATGCATTAGAGGAAGTTATATTGTATTTGAAAGAAGAAGGCTATGAATTTGTGACAACGAGCCAACTATTATAG
- a CDS encoding 5,10-methylenetetrahydrofolate reductase yields MTLFLLVVLIAIIGYFIFKLYTHDNTTFYQLTGYSYFDVLMNKSVRTSYQLVKELEHVQGIKKVMVNLQLPVHNEVQTIDALLLHESGIYVVKVKDKSGWINGREQGIEWIELLHKNKKQVFNNPIHETKRLTHVLKDQLPEVDGTFFETLVVFTNGCSFQQVEVQSSNVEVLKMAELKKWAKTLEGKRLSETEIENVYTTLEAFMHGKNTTLHSKTDTPTK; encoded by the coding sequence ATGACCTTATTTTTGTTGGTCGTTCTAATTGCGATTATTGGTTACTTTATTTTTAAATTATATACTCATGACAATACAACATTTTATCAATTGACCGGCTATTCCTATTTTGATGTGCTTATGAATAAGAGTGTCCGAACATCCTATCAGCTAGTAAAGGAATTGGAGCATGTTCAAGGTATAAAAAAAGTAATGGTGAATCTCCAACTTCCTGTTCATAATGAAGTCCAAACAATTGATGCACTTTTACTTCATGAATCAGGGATCTATGTAGTAAAAGTGAAAGATAAATCAGGCTGGATTAATGGACGGGAGCAGGGTATAGAATGGATTGAGCTATTACATAAAAATAAAAAACAAGTATTTAATAACCCTATCCATGAAACTAAACGTTTAACTCATGTATTAAAAGACCAGCTGCCTGAAGTAGACGGTACATTTTTTGAAACGCTCGTAGTTTTTACGAATGGTTGCTCATTTCAGCAGGTTGAAGTTCAATCTTCAAATGTAGAAGTGCTAAAAATGGCGGAATTAAAAAAATGGGCAAAAACACTTGAAGGAAAACGATTATCAGAAACAGAGATTGAAAATGTGTACACAACATTAGAAGCCTTTATGCACGGGAAAAATACGACATTACATTCAAAAACCGACACACCGACAAAGTAA
- a CDS encoding HAD family hydrolase, whose translation MKEYQFLLFDLDDTLLDFKAAEKLALPKLFEAYQLPLTPQTEDVYRKINTGLWRSLEEGLITRDILMETRFGKTFEHFGIEVDGKALDAEYRGYLAESKVFVEGALELIHTLEPEYELYITSNGLAETQMKRLQVTGLGPYFKQVFVSENTGYQKPMKPFFDYVFERIPNFDPNKAMIIGDSYSADIIGGANAGIDTCWLNPFNAVPSTIRPTYEIQKLDQLLPIINSHKANYQQPIEI comes from the coding sequence ATGAAGGAATATCAATTTTTATTATTTGACTTGGATGATACATTATTGGATTTTAAAGCTGCCGAAAAGTTGGCACTGCCGAAGTTATTTGAAGCATATCAGCTTCCATTGACACCCCAGACCGAGGATGTTTACCGAAAAATTAATACGGGCTTATGGCGCTCGCTTGAAGAAGGGCTGATCACTCGTGACATTTTAATGGAAACCCGATTTGGCAAGACATTTGAGCATTTTGGCATTGAAGTAGATGGCAAGGCATTGGACGCTGAGTACAGAGGCTATTTAGCGGAAAGTAAAGTGTTTGTTGAAGGCGCATTGGAACTGATTCATACATTGGAACCTGAGTATGAACTGTATATCACATCGAATGGGTTGGCCGAGACACAAATGAAACGCCTCCAAGTGACAGGCTTGGGACCTTATTTTAAGCAAGTTTTCGTTTCGGAAAATACAGGCTATCAAAAGCCGATGAAGCCATTTTTTGATTATGTTTTTGAACGAATTCCAAATTTCGACCCGAACAAGGCGATGATCATTGGTGATTCCTACAGTGCTGATATTATCGGTGGCGCAAATGCCGGAATCGATACATGCTGGCTTAATCCGTTTAATGCGGTACCATCAACAATTCGGCCAACTTATGAAATACAAAAGCTGGATCAGCTTTTACCGATTATAAACAGTCATAAAGCCAACTATCAACAGCCTATAGAAATTTAG
- a CDS encoding damage-inducible protein DinB — MYRVAEDFVKDWAISSKGALKVMQAIPDDKMHIAIVDDHNSLGWLSWHLVSVAGAFGHFAGLQIPGPGPDMPQPVTMTEIVEKYEMVREAYKKEAATLTEEQLLEEVPAFGGMMKRGELLSKVITHQTHHIGQMTVLLRQAGLPVPPVMGPTKEMQ; from the coding sequence ATGTATCGTGTAGCAGAAGATTTTGTAAAAGATTGGGCAATCTCATCAAAAGGAGCATTGAAAGTAATGCAAGCCATTCCAGATGACAAAATGCATATCGCCATCGTAGATGATCACAATTCATTAGGATGGTTATCATGGCATTTAGTAAGTGTAGCAGGCGCATTCGGCCATTTTGCAGGATTGCAGATTCCGGGTCCAGGCCCTGATATGCCACAACCGGTGACAATGACGGAAATTGTGGAGAAGTATGAAATGGTGCGCGAAGCTTATAAAAAAGAAGCGGCAACATTAACAGAGGAGCAGCTTTTAGAAGAGGTACCTGCATTTGGTGGTATGATGAAGCGCGGTGAGCTACTTAGCAAAGTGATCACACACCAAACGCATCATATTGGCCAAATGACAGTATTACTACGCCAAGCAGGTTTACCGGTACCTCCAGTAATGGGACCGACAAAAGAAATGCAATAA
- a CDS encoding DNA-deoxyinosine glycosylase codes for MELIQNILPPIVDGKTKVLILGSMPGKQSLEKQQYYGNQRNHFWPIIGKLLAIDIPEDYNERIALLRKHCIGLWDSIESCEREGSLDATIKNEIPNNFSELFKKYPQIQLVLFNGGKSFDVFKRHIGLQVLDGRAYKKMPSTSPIPGKNIKTFDEKVEIWSILLDYIP; via the coding sequence ATGGAGCTAATCCAAAATATATTACCTCCGATTGTGGATGGGAAAACAAAAGTGCTTATTCTTGGCTCAATGCCAGGAAAGCAGTCACTGGAAAAACAGCAATACTACGGCAACCAACGGAATCATTTTTGGCCAATTATAGGAAAGCTTCTAGCAATCGATATTCCGGAAGACTATAACGAAAGAATCGCACTTCTTCGTAAACATTGTATCGGGCTATGGGATTCCATCGAAAGCTGTGAACGTGAAGGAAGTCTTGATGCAACAATAAAAAATGAAATACCGAATAACTTTTCGGAGCTGTTTAAAAAATACCCGCAAATACAGCTTGTCCTATTTAATGGCGGGAAAAGCTTTGATGTTTTTAAAAGACATATTGGGCTCCAAGTATTGGATGGACGGGCATATAAAAAAATGCCATCTACAAGCCCGATTCCAGGGAAGAATATTAAAACCTTTGATGAAAAAGTTGAAATATGGAGCATCTTACTGGATTATATACCTTGA
- a CDS encoding amidohydrolase produces the protein MRQLWTNGKIYTMEQEGATVQAVLVQDGKIVETGAFDDLLVYADDVIDLQGAVMYPGFVDSHLHMIGHGEKLMRLDLTVATSGEELVQLVKNAASQLQDGQWLIGDGWNENQFTDGRIPTKEELDAVTKNPLFLNRVCHHVALVNSTTLHLAGITIDTENPEGGKIGRHENGELNGLLYEQATNLVSSLFKQEGESYIESLAEVLQLAIEHMQSYGLTGGHTEEMGYYGHYTNPLTAYHSVIGERKHFRVNLLRHHTVFEEMVTDNAQFDEPFIEAGAMKIFADGSLGGSTAALLTPYANDEHNKGMLIHTDEQMEALIKLARKYNEAVAIHIIGDGAMEQVLQYLEKYPVADGKRDRLIHCCIVSEEHLARMKKLSIILDLQPAFVTSDYPWVTEKLGENRPGHHYAWKTFIEEGLICAAGTDAPIEAMSPFETIYAAVERKKPKDTHEGYNAEQKLTRFEAVKMYTVGSAEAISKEDERGYIRQGYDADFTILDTDLMNCSAEEILQANALLTVVNGSIVYKKE, from the coding sequence ATGAGGCAGCTATGGACTAATGGCAAAATATATACGATGGAGCAAGAAGGGGCGACCGTTCAGGCAGTGCTTGTACAAGATGGTAAGATCGTGGAGACAGGGGCTTTCGACGATTTACTAGTATATGCAGATGACGTTATCGACTTGCAGGGCGCAGTTATGTACCCCGGCTTTGTAGATAGTCATCTCCATATGATAGGACACGGTGAAAAGTTGATGCGTCTTGATTTGACAGTAGCAACAAGTGGGGAAGAGCTTGTGCAACTGGTTAAAAATGCGGCAAGCCAACTACAGGATGGGCAGTGGCTCATTGGGGACGGATGGAATGAAAATCAATTTACAGATGGCCGTATTCCAACGAAAGAGGAATTGGATGCAGTAACAAAAAACCCTCTATTCCTTAATCGTGTGTGCCACCATGTTGCTTTAGTGAATTCAACCACACTTCATTTAGCGGGTATTACAATAGATACTGAAAATCCCGAAGGCGGAAAGATTGGACGCCATGAAAACGGTGAGCTGAACGGACTGTTGTATGAACAGGCAACGAATCTAGTGTCATCACTATTCAAACAAGAGGGAGAAAGCTATATTGAAAGTTTAGCGGAAGTATTGCAGCTGGCCATTGAACATATGCAATCCTATGGTTTAACCGGTGGGCATACAGAAGAGATGGGCTATTACGGCCATTATACGAATCCGCTGACTGCCTATCATAGCGTAATAGGTGAACGAAAGCATTTCCGTGTCAATTTATTGCGTCATCATACGGTATTTGAGGAAATGGTAACAGACAATGCACAATTTGATGAGCCATTCATCGAGGCCGGTGCGATGAAAATTTTTGCGGATGGTTCATTAGGTGGCTCTACGGCTGCATTATTGACGCCATATGCAAATGATGAACATAATAAAGGGATGCTCATTCATACGGATGAACAAATGGAAGCACTCATAAAATTAGCGCGGAAGTATAATGAAGCCGTAGCCATTCATATAATCGGTGATGGCGCAATGGAACAGGTGCTTCAATATTTAGAGAAATATCCTGTAGCTGACGGGAAGCGCGATCGCCTGATTCATTGCTGCATCGTGTCGGAAGAACATCTTGCCCGAATGAAGAAGCTGTCGATTATATTGGATTTGCAGCCGGCCTTTGTTACATCGGATTATCCATGGGTAACAGAGAAGCTTGGTGAAAATCGCCCTGGTCATCATTATGCGTGGAAAACGTTTATAGAAGAAGGTTTAATATGTGCGGCAGGTACTGATGCACCGATTGAAGCGATGAGTCCATTTGAAACAATATATGCGGCAGTGGAGAGAAAGAAACCGAAAGATACACATGAAGGCTATAATGCTGAACAAAAGCTTACCCGTTTTGAGGCAGTGAAAATGTACACCGTTGGCAGTGCCGAAGCAATTTCTAAAGAAGACGAACGCGGATATATCCGACAAGGGTATGATGCCGATTTTACAATACTCGATACGGATTTAATGAACTGCAGCGCTGAAGAAATTTTACAGGCCAATGCATTATTGACCGTTGTTAATGGATCAATTGTATATAAAAAAGAATAA